DNA from Branchiostoma lanceolatum isolate klBraLanc5 chromosome 9, klBraLanc5.hap2, whole genome shotgun sequence:
ACCTACTGGGGAAGAAGGGATGAAAGACCACCAAGCTAAGAGCAGGGATTCATCCCGCGAAAGCTCTGGCTACAGGCAGCGACAGGACTACGAGAGACCCAGAGCCTACCGCGACAGGGACAGAGCTGGGCGTCCCAAGCCCGAACTTCGAGACAGAAGACTTGCAGATCGGGACAAGAAGGACAGTAAACCTGACGGTTCCAGATCAGGCCCCAAGGATTCTGGCAAGGATCGCAAACAGAAGGACGCCTCTGAGAAATCTACGGAGCCAAGTGCCAAGCCTGTGTCCGCCTGGGAGAACAGAAGCAGAACAGCAGAAGTGGTCAAGAAATCCACCACTGATGAAAGTAAACCAACAAGGGAGCCAACAAAGgaagacaacaaagaaaaatTGGAGTCCAAGGAGAACAAACAACAGGCCAAACCTGAGAGACCTTCAGACAAACACGAGAGGATTGAAGACAGACCTGTACAAAGAAGAGAGGACTCTAGACAGGACTTCCAACAAGACAACAGGCCTCGGAGAAGAGATGACCGTCCAGAGCGTCCGCCCAACCAGCAGCGTAAAGATCGTTCCAGAGACGGACCGCCACGCGATAGGCCATCATCTCGTGGCAGAGGAACCAGAGGTCCGAGCTACAGGGGCACCTATCCCGCCGTCAGGGGGAAAGGTCGCGGGCGCGGAGACTACAGAAGTGGACGTGGAGGACCCAGCAGGCCGTTCAACAACCGCGAGAAATCTCTGGACGACAACGCTCCCAGCGGCAGCTCCGACAATGATGAAGCCCCTCAGCGCAGGAGAAAGCCTGACGAAGTGAGTGATGTTGATAGTGATGTCGAAAGTGCGGAGACCATCAGCGAATCCTCACACAGTGCCAAAGCCTCAGAAGAGGACCTGACTAGGGACAAGGAAAAAGCTGACAAGGAGAAGTctgagagggaggggggcaaacacCCGGCTGCAGACACAGTTAACAAAGGCTTTCCCAGAGACAGGGATGCCAACCGGCGAGGCAGGGACGATAGAGGTTTCCGAGCCCGTGGAGAGCCCACAAGAAGAGGCAGGGGTGGTAGTGCCCCAGTCCGCGGCTCTGGCCGAGGCATGCCAAGATTTGGCAGCAGAGGCAGGGGTGGCAGTGCAGCGCCTCCCAGAAATCACTACGAGGAAAGGGACGAAAGAGAACATAAAAACTTTGACATGAACAAAAGGGACGAGGGCGAAAGCAAAGATGACCATCGCCCTAATAACGACCGCCAAAGAAACAGCATGCAGCGCAAACCTGACGGAAGAGGTCCTCCCCTCCGAGACAGGCCTGATCGAGAGAAAAGAAGGCGACCTCCCCGTCCAGAAAGGCCTCCACGGTTCCAGCGTGGACCTCGTCCAGACAACAGATATCGGTCAAACGATAATCGCGGTCAGGGTGCTGGAAGACCCCCACCCAGGGGCAGCTCTTCTGTCAACAGTCTCCCCAACGCTGTGACCAGCAAGCCACCTCTACAGAGGCAGAACTCCGCTGGACAAGTCGACGAAGTGGAGGAATGGGAGACAGCGTCTGAAAGCAGCGACTTCAACGACAGAAAAACCAAGGACACCAAGCCCGACTCGAAAGACGCCAAGCCTACGTCTGCACAGATGAAGAAAGAACCCCAAGCCAAACGCACTTACTCAAGCCAGCGACCGGGGAACGAACGGCAGAATCGCCGCGGCGGCGACGGCCCAAACAGACGGGACGGTGGACCTAACGGTCGCCCCGACAGGAGACCTCCTCGTGGCGACAACAAAGACTCCAACTCTGGAGGCAATGGTGCTAACAGAAAAGGACTTCCTTCCAAACCACCCGCAAGCAACAGGCGCATGGACAGTACTTCTGGATTGAGTGCAATAGATACCAAGAATGTCAGCACAGTCTACCGCGTAGATGAGATCATCCCAACAGACCCAGTGGCCATCCAAGGAGCGCTGCGAGACCTCCAAAATCGCAGCAAGAAAAAGGAAATCAATGGTAAGACCAAACCACAGCAGGAGAAAGTGGACAAGCTGGCTGGAATCGACATCAACAATTACGCAAGTGAGTAACTTTGCCTTGATACTATGATCATAGCTTTAAGTCACAAAGTCATGATCTATTGTATAAATGACATATGTTTGTCACCAATGCATTCTAGTGTCATGCTGTCCTTTATTCTGATCTATTTGATTCAACTTTGCATACATATTCTCAACTATATTCAGTAGTAGTTAGTATAACTTAAAGACTAATGATTAGAGTTCTACACTGTTTTTAGTTCTGTCTTATAACACTACTGTCCCTCCTTGCAGGTGTTGTGGTGATCGATGATGTCCCAGAAATGACAGACGAGGACCCCATAGCGCTGATGAACGACGAGGGGTTCACGGAGGTCATGTCCAAGAAGAAGCAAAAGGCCCTGGCAGACGAGGAGCGCCGCCGCAAGGAAGAGCAGATGCTCCGAGAGGTAAGACCATCGTTTTTTATACAAATGAGATGTTGAACcaaaagttccactgcagttccTTGGCAATCCGTTAGGGGTGGGGCAAAATGTGATCATCTCGTggtctacccacataccaaatatcaagataatccacCCAGCCATTTACTGTGTTtgcagacatacagacagacagacggcaCTAAGAACATAAATTTTTAAGCGAAAGTAAATTAGCAGGATTTTTAGCATTTCATGTTAAAGAATGCCTTTGTCCAGTTAGATTCTGAGCTGATGATGTTGTTTTCTTCCTACTAGCATTGCTAGTTTGAGGACATCATAACTACCACCCTTTTCTGATGGCTCATTTTGCACTCCTGTGTATTCCTCTTTTCCCTTAACAATTTCATGTAGAAAAGTCATAACGTGTGATTTTGAGATGAGAATGTGTCCTTTTCCCTTCAGGCCCTTCAAAAGGCGAGGCAGAACAACATGCACGACAAGGGAGGCAAGAAGCTGCCGCCGCGATTCGCCAAGCAGATGAACAGCACGACAGCCACGACCAATGGACAACCACCCCTGAAGATCGACACATGGGATGCCAGCCAAGCAGACAACATGACAAAGACTGAAGCACCTGCTGCCAATAATAAAAGTGAGTGCGTTGTATGATACTTGGGGTATAAAGAACAAATTACAGTTGTTACTGTCTGCTATTTGATATGGAAGATACATAGGTTTTGTCCTCTTGTCCTTAGAAGTGCTGTTGTATTCGTATCTTGatagttgatgaaggttggacatccaggtaataagatacccccaaaacagttactcaagcaactggatgaaattttgaaagttAGACGGTTCAGGTAGCATCTGctatcgtcagtgactaaagggaaaaGCTGGAGAACCAgcttttataccaaaactctgaattgtgTCTATATCTTAACAGTGTTTTATTCTTTCCTCTGTAGATGTGAGGTTGACACCACCGCCACCTCCATCCGTGAACGCTTGGGACAAGCCCATATCATCCATCAACGCTCAGTCCCCGATCCCACTCATCTCCAGCCAGACCCCCACAGTCACAACCAGCACGCCCTCCACCACTCAGAACCTGCTCAACAAGGCTGTGGGCGCCGAGCGCACGCCCGACAAGAAGGCCAAGATGAACCAGCACGACAGCGGCGTGGACTTGAGCGTGGACTCGCGGGGCTCGTCCCTCTCGTCTTCGCAGCGAAGCTCACCTGAGAACGAGGAGCACAAGCCCTCCCAGCTGGGGTTGGACCCGAGCCTGTTGAACCACATCGGGGAAACAGCAGTGGAGAAGGATGGGAAACACTCCAAGGGAGGACAGGAGGGAACTTCCTCCTCAACCCTGGAGCCTCCTAAGCCCCAGAGATCCATGCGTCAAGACAGGGTGAAGGACAGGTCCCTGTCCAACACCAGGTCCAAGTCCTTCGACACGGCTAGAAATCACAGTGCTGGTGATGGTGGACAAGACAGCGGTGCCAAAGGGAAGGAAGGCTTCCCCAAGAAGTCTGCATCCTTCGACATGGATGATGCCACACAGGTACTAGTGGTTCTGTGTAGTGTAGCTGTTCTATCTTTCCAGCTGCTTTCAAACTTTGTAGATCTATAGTCGTCTATCACTGAAACACTGTAAAATGTAGTGTGCACAGTTTTCTGTTTAAAAGAAAAAGCGGTCacaaaattgacaaagtaaGGCTAACTATGGGTACCAAACTGCAGCTGTCTCTTCTTTACACTGCTGCATAGGTACCTCCAAGTGAAGGCTCTGTAAAAGCACCTGACCAGACCGAAGGTGCTGTCGATCAATTCAGACCAGACACTCCAAAGGTTTGTTTGCACCCTTTCTCCTCCTAGTCTCGATCACGACCACCTCTTCTTCTATCTGACGATGTGAACGATAATGCATGCAGCATGTTCCTCTTTCAGGTGGTGGGGAAAGCGAGATCAGTCGTCTCCAACCGTTTCTGAAGACAGGATGTTTTGTCATGTTGTTAGTGATAGTAGAATGTTCTGTTGAGACAGCATTGCTGATGAACAATCTTTCCTTTACAGGGTGGTGGAGATGGCGATGAGTTGGCCGCCAGTGTGGCGTCAACTCTGGACATCAAGCCCGACGTGTCCCTCCTGAACGCTGGGTCCCCCCGTCCCGTGGACAAGACGAAGACTGGCCTCCCCCAGTCCATACCCATCACCAAGGGTGTGACCGCTGGCATCCAGTCGCCCGTCTCTCCAGCAACCGCTGACCTGACATTGAAAATGGAGCTCGGAAGGAAGGCTTGGGAGAACCTCCCGCCTGTTATGGAGCATAGTGTCCCTTCGCCGAGCTCTGGTACGTCGTCCAGCAACCAGCCCATGTCCTCCAGCCCCTCCATCGGGGCTTCCATAGGAACCACGGACACCAAGACCTACAGCACCTTCTCCACTGTAGCCGCCGAGGGCCCGGGGGTGGGCAACGTCAGCTCTGATGGAGGGAACACAGGTTTGTCTTCATTCTGCATCTGATTACGCTATGTGATCAGATCACTTCTTAGCCCAATTTCAAAGTTATACAGAGGCATAGGTAGGTGAATGATTTTGTCATGATGCACAACAGCAAGGTTTCGCATTACCAGTAAACTGCCTTCAGGCATAATGCACCAGTTATTGCACAGTAGGTGCAAGCTGTGTAATACCagactgtaaagtttgatccactctaactcttttttcgataagtgtggtgggttcttgaggtgtggctctcctctggttttacatcccatccgagaggacgtgaCTAACCacagctaggtacttattttcacccgagtcaagtgaggaaaaaggttttaagtacctttcccaagggcacaacataagGGCCTGCTAAAGATTCAAAAAGTCAACAATCCTTACCACAAGACCACATTGCCACTGAATAAAACTTACTGTCAATGATGTGCCCACAGGATCCCTGTCTCCTATTGTGTCCATGCCAGTGGCGTCAGCTGTGACCACCAGCGCGATCCAGCAGCCCTCCATGAAGCCCAGCAATGACCAGCCCAACGTGGCTAAAGTCAAGCCTCAGCAGTTACAGATTACATCCATGACCTCAGGTAAGCAATTACCTCTGTTTTCTCTGTACGGTTTGGTATCAGTTGgtgtgtttatttctttgtattgGTGTGCATCTGCATGTGAATATGGCAGACTGGCACCATGTAGAACAGAagtggtgtacatgtagttggataCTTGGAGCATTGGATAATTTGACTCAATGGTGTTAAAGTTGAGAGCCAGGATGACTTATTGCTAAACCCACTCAGTAATGTCAGGTTTTTGGAGATACCCATTTAGAGCTTGTCACATTGATTTATCTGGCTGTTGTTCTCAAGATGTTGTTCTTCAACTTGTCTTAGGTAACATAGCATTCTATGGTTGCACTCTATACTTAAAATTTAAGTTCCTGTGGTTTCACTTTGCCCATTTGTACTTTGCAGGCAGTAGCTCAGCATCATCAATGTCAGGTGGAAACTACCAGACCCAGTTTTCCAGCCAGGCTGATCAGATGCAGAGCCTGCAGGCCTTCAGTGTGACCAAACCCAGTCAGTTCCAACCATTCTATGCACTGGACACCTCTCAGTTGCTGCCTCAGGCACAGGTTGGTCACAGCGCAACATTGCATATTGATTTATGGCTAGAATGTAATGTATCACCAATCTTTATTCCTTGTCACCCTCATTatatcaggacccctatcgctctacgttacatcgctcgcgaaaggggccctgctAATAAATGGAGATGAGTCCGTCAGTCCActcattgccaaataaggccagctcattaattattcataagTTAGGAATACATGAAACAGAgatgttgatatacatgtagatttaaaaCGAGATCCATTTGACATTGTgcaatttgccccctttttgcACTTCAGGTGCTGGCCAGCCTCCAGCAGCAACAGCCTGGCACTGGGTACCAGTTCCCGATGTCCCAGCCTCAGCAGCTGCAACCTCTTCTCAACACAACCTTCCAGACACAGTTGAGCATGAACCAGATTCAGCTGGGCGGGCACCAGACACAGTTAGGAGGCATCAACCAGACACAGCTGGGGATCGGCCAGACTCAGCTGGGGATGAGCCAGGGCATGCAGCCCCCGCCACCCCAGTCTCAGGCCCAGGAAATGTTCCAGTCTACTGCGATGCAGGGCTTCCGTTCCCAGCAGCAGCTATCACAGACCAGTTTCTCCCAAGGGTCCATGCTGATATCTGGAAGCGGAGGACCTCTGATGTCTGCATCGGCGTTCAAGCCACCTCAAAACACGGCATCGAATCTACAGTACGGCCAAACGCCAGTAGGGGCGCAGCCTTCCCAGCAGGTGTTCCTACAGTACGACCCGACCCAGGCCAACCAGGGCCTGGCAGCCAACACGTCCATCCTGAGCTCTCAGGTGTTGCAAGCTCGTCCAGCGACGCTCCAGCAGCCGACCTCTTTCCTTCAGAACCAGCAGCAGTCCCAGAACACGTACTACACTGCTGCTCCATCTCCATCCAACCAGCTGCAGCAGCAGTCCTTACAGCTGGGCCAGTTCTCCCTACAGGGGTACCCCAGCACTGCGGCTGCAGCTCCACAACAACTACACATTCCATTACCGCCCTcgatgcagcagcagcagcaaaacCAGGGACTGAAgtcggcactggaggccatggCACCAAGCATTGCCGCAGAAGTCAGTCGGCAAGAAGCCAACGCAAAAGTGTATGGCATCGGGAAGGACCACGCGGGGAACGCTACGCCGCCTACGAGCTACACGCCGAAGAACGTGACTCCGACGTCGAGTCCGTTCCGCCCAAGCACGACCAGCCCATCGTGGCAGACTGGAACCAGCGGATTGTCTCAGTACCAGAAGCAGCAGAGCCACCTGCGGCACTCGCAGCCCCAGTACCAGCACCAGCATCAGGCTGCCTTCGCGCCCACGGGGCAGCAGAAGTTCCAGGTGCTCCAAGGGGGAGGGCTCCCCACTCAGCTGGGGGCAACCATGCTCGCTCAGAGCGCAGGATTGGTGCGGCCTCAGCAGGCGATGCAGCAGACCATGCTGCAACGAGCCCCGCATCACAGTGCTTACCCGGCACCCATCCAGCGCCCTACCATCCCCCTCCCCAGCCAGATACCTGGAGTCATGGCTAGTGTCCCGCGGCAGCAGAGGCCTGTGGCGGGGATGCCAGTGATGCATCAGCAGGGGCAACAGCAACAacaccagcagcagcagctacaGCAGCAGCAACgtcaacagcaacaacaggGACAGACCGCCCCAGGCCCTTCATCTGCCCAGCAGAAACTGAGAGATGCTCAAGCACGTCAGAGAGCCGAGTTGCTGCAACACGCCCAGAAGTTCCTGAGCCAGCAGGGGAAACCTCCATCCAAGTCTTCTCCCTCGCCTGGTGCCCAGGAGGAGAAAGACAAAGCCAAACCAAGTCCAGATACCATGGGTGCTGCCTCTGCTGGAAGCACCAGAGCTGAGGACACCCATGCAGCTGCCAAACCTGATGAAAAGATGAAAGAAGGGAGCGACCGTAAGGACAGCTCAAAGTAAATCCAGCACTCTGCCCTGTAACAGAGATAGATGTAAtactatacagtatatatatcgAGGCTAGGAAGTCATAACATGCCATCCCTTGAGGAGGAGGGACGTGTATGTCTTGCGACGGTGAGAAGCGCCTCGGAATGTCCAAGCCGGCATTCAAGACTTTCTTCTTATGAACGTAAGAAACTATTGTGTGTCGTTTTCACTGTGACTGATTACATGTGAAATTTTCATCGTGGAGTTTCCAGTGGATTTTCATGTCCTTGAGGAACCTATCACCGAATTGCTTAAGctgcaacaaaaatgaaagagaAGTCACCAGTCTGTCTACCAGAGGGTGTTCTAGAGGCTGCAAACCCGGTGGTGTTAGTGCGATATCATGTCCAGAAGCTCTCCGAAGACAATTGGTGTCAAGAGAAATCTGTCGAAGCAATCTTTAAGAGACTATGGGACTCTCAAGTATTCTATGAAGTGGAAGGAAATACAGGCTACATTGCCCCTTTAGCCTAAAGATCAAGCAAGGATTTGACTGTTGAAgatatatggtacatgtataaaaggtAACAAGCTTACTTGCAGTGTTGGTGTAAGCAGTCTATTTTCATTGCCACTGTTGCTTATCCACGCTCGTGTGTATGTGATAGAACAATGGATGGAGAATTTAACTTTCCGTTGGCGCCAGTTACGACATGTATAATACGTGCACTACTATTTGTCGAGATATTCTGCATTGTTGAAGATTTCATTTCATGTTAGCACCTTGTGATCTGTGTCCGCAAGTATGTATGTGTCAACACTGCCCTTACATGAACTGGGTTTTTGCACTGTTAGTTCATGAACATGCACAGAGAATGctagaatggaaaaaaaaaatgtgtatagCTTATAGCAACATAGGAAAAGCTTTATCTCTCCAGGAGGTACCACTTGTTTCTTCCAGTAGGTGTGGAAGAGTGAAAAATAAAACTGGAATGTAGTTAGAAGCATGGGCCTGCCTCGGGAGTCTTGAGTTGAATACACAGTACCATGTGGGTCGGTTGGACAGACCTGTGGAAACAGTTGTTTAGTATACCATGTTGAGAATTTATAAATTTTTGGAAATGTATTGCAGTGTACAAATTTCTACATGCTATAAGCTTCAGTTTGCACTAAATAAAGTTACTTAATATGCAGTTTTTAAAAATGATGTTTGTCAAGTCAGGCTAGCAATGTTTTGTCAGTGAGGGTTGGATTGTGGAAACATACAGACCAGCATACGCATTGATTTATATAATACTTTACACATAAAGTTTCAAGTGCAGGAACATGGATGTATAGGGCTTGGACTGTGTTTAAAAGTCCATAGACTTGGCCTTGGGGCAGAAAGTTTTCTTAACAGTCAGAAGTATACTTTATCGGAGCAAAACGGGTTTCCAATAGTAGTGACAATCCAGCTGTTTTGTCCCATCTTTGTCAAAGCCTCTCCGTAGCCAGGGCTGACTCCTTTGCACAGCATGCACAATGATACCTCATTAAATCCATTCAAATAGGCGTATATAGATAGTAGTACAGGTAGAACCAGGTAGAGAcctttgttttattcagatctccatcaTTGTGCAATTTTCACaaatcttacactattcttcctggagtctgttaatattgaatacaattacaatgtaatTTAACACAAAGAACCAAAAACTTATACAACTAacttaaacaaaatcaaatgtgataaACTGAAGTGAGTGGGAGAGGTCAACTTGGAATAACAGGAACATAACCCCTATTCCTGCTAGTTAATTTACTTTGTGAAGTCTGGAGAACTTAGGGAAGGGCATATACACTGATATAACAGACTACATCATCAATTGATGCACacatgtatcttgttttctATCTCTATACAAAACGTTAGCTCATAACCTACCAAAATCAGACAAGTCATTTTGATGATTGGAACATTTTATTCTGACCTGTAAGTTGCTGGAATGGTTCTACTTTTAAAAGGCTTATCACAGTGTAGCACATGATAGAGAAGTTACATGTCTTGCCCATGTAATaggtaaaaaaaatctgctAGTCCAGGAAACCATATCATCTATTCCATAACTTGCACATTGATAAATATATCATTACACCAAAATGTAGAAGGTATGGTTTTTGATATCTATGGAGTTGTCACGGACATGCCCTTGAAAGTAATCTTTTAACATAGTTAAATGGTGAATAACAACTATTTGGTCCTTTGAGTGACAATAGCTTTCAGCTCTTGGAATGTCCCCTGGTGTAGTGACTCCCTTATAGCCGTGAAGAATCCAAAATAGTGATGAAAGTTATGcctgcagcaacaacaaaatatttcaaatgttaAATGTAAACATAAGCTGTGTATTTATCAGCAATGGGaagaaaagtttttttacacaatgtactaaatatatacaacaatttttcaGGGTAAGAAGGCATCAAATACAAATTCCACAACATAAAACGATAATATATTATTATGAAAGCAatgaatacaaacatgtacaagtgacaaCCTCCACTTAGATTGACCAATGTGAGCACTTTTTGGTGGTTTgatcatttttcccattgacacaagcattaagaattctgtctatagtgaccacctgtccacatacacaAGATTCTATTGATTCTACCCGAGTGGTCTTATGAGGCAGTTTTGAGTGtacacaaatacatgtgtacTTACATCATAAGCAGCACTCTAGCCAGGAGTTCCCCCGTCTGCAGTAGATGGTGGATGTATGCCCGGCTGTGGTTCTGGCAACAGTAGCAGGAGCAGCCTGGGAGCACTGGTCTGAAGTCCTGTGCACTACAGTGGGACAGTAAAGAGGTAAGCTTACAATGATTAAGCTATGGTTGGTAACATGAAGGAGCAATTCCTCCAGACCCACCTCTCACATGCAATCTAGAACTATAAAGAAAGGTTCACCATGTGTGCTCCAGTGCTTATATAACTGTAAATTTTGCGGTAACCTCTACACCACAAATTCATGATACTGCGAACAAGTCTATCTTGCATGACCTGTACGGCTTTACCACAGAATTGTATCCGCCACAAAAACCTTTTCCCtccagcaaaataaaaccactgcaaaaataaatgcatttacagtaaaacctTGCATTTATAAATGATGTGCATTTTGATTGCAGCCAAACTATGACTCCATCAAATTTGAGACACATCGTACTATAACATAAAAGACTCAAGCATTTAGCAAACAAAAGAAAGTTGAATTTTGACTTACTACTTTTGCCTATTATTGAGATCCATCTCAAACTCAGTTTTCTGTGACTGTGTGCCTTCGTTTGACCCCTGACACGGTTGGTTCTCGGTTGTTTCCTTACTAGCATCATCAGAACTCTGTATCATTGTCTCTTCACATACGTCTGATTTCTTGGAAAATGGGAAGACAAGAGCACAGCCTCTCTCTGTAACCTGGTAGGGAAATCTGTAATCGTTCCTGAGTTAAGGCAAGGCCTAAATTGTAATGAAAAACTAGGTTAGttgcatactagtacataatgGCATAGAAAGAATTGCTTGACACCTCAAGGCCAAAGCCTGCTGAATAGTATTGGACTTggtttgaaaatattctaagaattaTTAAAATTGATTCGAGGTTGGTGACAGCAGTAGATGACAAAGTCGTCTATGTAGAGGTGTGTTTCACTTACATTTTCTAATAACCGAAATCAACAAAAAGGATACGAGCTGTCAAAGAAGTCTATACCACACTCAACAGCCTCTAGAACTTCATCTGGAAG
Protein-coding regions in this window:
- the LOC136441654 gene encoding protein PRRC2C-like isoform X2, with translation MSERSGNTAKGKDTGKKYSQLNLYNTYKGKSVEQQKTTTIKHGLQSLGKVGTARRMPPPANLPSLKSENSGNDPNVNLVPAGGSGWGASKDKDKDSTTSSAANQQPEQQQPQASQPSATSQGQTSTTAQKTWKQAGATKPEKKRGAFPQNSQYFNKEFPTLGKEDEESKPAKEQQYGPGPSLRPQNEGSWRAGGGSNQKEQQPKSDQDQGNGTPSSPGPGGGGGAPPAGGPPAPGRPGMGMNGAPPGGPPGPGMPPYPQYRAMPPYMYGRFPPGGFPPNFPGMQGAPRYPYPFPDARYGPQAPGRGPPQHSGRPPVEGEDGYSRPSVVPDLNQPLDNDDDGGWAGAQEEVDYSAKLVFSDDEDAEAGSSSHKKSSKESWDDRSQDDRPRERSREDRRQDRRKDSESSDKSGKDLERPGPPKEAWAQQQMAGRGPPPPAGRMPAGMDPQTWSRMQAQWDHRGPPPGYYPYPFHGQYRMPPPGPPREGMQPPREGMVPPAEGMATQPPREGMPVPQPGQQRPPYPTQRFPQGVPPAQQQLEKDVEEVGRKARHNKPVSDEVAAAIERARKRREEEEKREEAERKRACAEKLKKLEAKMGLKEEKEGQKKEGAEEEEVADENKENIVNTASVSPSPKPLAEPTKPEAFHAGPETIVKRPRTESESSRDSGKGRENFVPPAGGQQTFAERGPGGQHPSYSRQFQRNLPPRFMKQYLQQQQHHQHQHQPQQQQQQQPPQSSQPPQQESRPQQQAAAPGVPPHHAIRPAPGMPFDPRMDPRDPRLWGPTHHPHMGMPPQWDPRMQQRMQAMEGQHVMAPIPPQVIPQKRIMRRDRTDSMGSGSDSHDGDRRTPEQRGPTPNQHERDGRGPALPQVSERPQQEEPKRSTVQQDPFEESERSEEPKRTDRPERRDRQREDWRLHHEQPASEASQHEDSQRNERNERRALKRSASALSNTSSQSDELKHKSEPPKVPLSDTAKPTGEEGMKDHQAKSRDSSRESSGYRQRQDYERPRAYRDRDRAGRPKPELRDRRLADRDKKDSKPDGSRSGPKDSGKDRKQKDASEKSTEPSAKPVSAWENRSRTAEVVKKSTTDESKPTREPTKEDNKEKLESKENKQQAKPERPSDKHERIEDRPVQRREDSRQDFQQDNRPRRRDDRPERPPNQQRKDRSRDGPPRDRPSSRGRGTRGPSYRGTYPAVRGKGRGRGDYRSGRGGPSRPFNNREKSLDDNAPSGSSDNDEAPQRRRKPDEVSDVDSDVESAETISESSHSAKASEEDLTRDKEKADKEKSEREGGKHPAADTVNKGFPRDRDANRRGRDDRGFRARGEPTRRGRGGSAPVRGSGRGMPRFGSRGRGGSAAPPRNHYEERDEREHKNFDMNKRDEGESKDDHRPNNDRQRNSMQRKPDGRGPPLRDRPDREKRRRPPRPERPPRFQRGPRPDNRYRSNDNRGQGAGRPPPRGSSSVNSLPNAVTSKPPLQRQNSAGQVDEVEEWETASESSDFNDRKTKDTKPDSKDAKPTSAQMKKEPQAKRTYSSQRPGNERQNRRGGDGPNRRDGGPNGRPDRRPPRGDNKDSNSGGNGANRKGLPSKPPASNRRMDSTSGLSAIDTKNVSTVYRVDEIIPTDPVAIQGALRDLQNRSKKKEINGKTKPQQEKVDKLAGIDINNYASVVVIDDVPEMTDEDPIALMNDEGFTEVMSKKKQKALADEERRRKEEQMLREALQKARQNNMHDKGGKKLPPRFAKQMNSTTATTNGQPPLKIDTWDASQADNMTKTEAPAANNKNVRLTPPPPPSVNAWDKPISSINAQSPIPLISSQTPTVTTSTPSTTQNLLNKAVGAERTPDKKAKMNQHDSGVDLSVDSRGSSLSSSQRSSPENEEHKPSQLGLDPSLLNHIGETAVEKDGKHSKGGQEGTSSSTLEPPKPQRSMRQDRVKDRSLSNTRSKSFDTARNHSAGDGGQDSGAKGKEGFPKKSASFDMDDATQGGGDGDELAASVASTLDIKPDVSLLNAGSPRPVDKTKTGLPQSIPITKGVTAGIQSPVSPATADLTLKMELGRKAWENLPPVMEHSVPSPSSGTSSSNQPMSSSPSIGASIGTTDTKTYSTFSTVAAEGPGVGNVSSDGGNTGSLSPIVSMPVASAVTTSAIQQPSMKPSNDQPNVAKVKPQQLQITSMTSGSSSASSMSGGNYQTQFSSQADQMQSLQAFSVTKPSQFQPFYALDTSQLLPQAQVLASLQQQQPGTGYQFPMSQPQQLQPLLNTTFQTQLSMNQIQLGGHQTQLGGINQTQLGIGQTQLGMSQGMQPPPPQSQAQEMFQSTAMQGFRSQQQLSQTSFSQGSMLISGSGGPLMSASAFKPPQNTASNLQYGQTPVGAQPSQQVFLQYDPTQANQGLAANTSILSSQVLQARPATLQQPTSFLQNQQQSQNTYYTAAPSPSNQLQQQSLQLGQFSLQGYPSTAAAAPQQLHIPLPPSMQQQQQNQGLKSALEAMAPSIAAEVSRQEANAKVYGIGKDHAGNATPPTSYTPKNVTPTSSPFRPSTTSPSWQTGTSGLSQYQKQQSHLRHSQPQYQHQHQAAFAPTGQQKFQVLQGGGLPTQLGATMLAQSAGLVRPQQAMQQTMLQRAPHHSAYPAPIQRPTIPLPSQIPGVMASVPRQQRPVAGMPVMHQQGQQQQHQQQQLQQQQRQQQQQGQTAPGPSSAQQKLRDAQARQRAELLQHAQKFLSQQGKPPSKSSPSPGAQEEKDKAKPSPDTMGAASAGSTRAEDTHAAAKPDEKMKEGSDRKDSSK